From Aquificota bacterium, one genomic window encodes:
- the nuoH gene encoding NADH-quinone oxidoreductase subunit NuoH: MELWLSILITLIKILVVLGVFLGIGAYLTWFERKLAGHIQARMGPKLVGPFGLLQPLADGIKLLTKESIVPQNADKPVYYLAVVMAVAPALLLFSVIPFGPGFKLFGYEIKPIISDVNIALLLVFAFGSLAVYGTIFSGWASNSKYAFIGSLRKSAVVISYEVVLGFSVLGVILLAGTMSTTGIVQAQIERGVWFIVYQPVAFILYLFCMLAESGRVPFDIQEAEAELVTGYNVEYGGMRFGVFPLAEWYLNVMALSAIAVVLFFGGWSGPPIFGPLSPYLWFLIKMFALVFFVLWLHWTLPRFQARDITEIGWKIMLPISIVNVVATAIVAYIM, encoded by the coding sequence ATGGAGCTTTGGCTTTCAATACTTATAACCCTTATCAAAATACTTGTGGTTCTTGGTGTTTTCCTTGGAATAGGTGCCTACCTTACATGGTTTGAAAGAAAGCTGGCAGGCCACATTCAGGCCCGTATGGGACCAAAGCTTGTAGGTCCTTTTGGACTGTTGCAACCTTTGGCTGACGGTATCAAGCTCCTTACCAAAGAGTCCATAGTGCCCCAGAATGCGGATAAGCCCGTGTATTATTTGGCCGTTGTTATGGCTGTGGCTCCAGCCTTGCTTTTGTTCTCTGTAATCCCCTTTGGCCCGGGCTTTAAACTCTTTGGCTATGAGATAAAGCCCATAATATCCGATGTAAACATTGCCTTGCTTTTGGTCTTTGCCTTTGGTTCTTTGGCTGTGTATGGCACCATATTCTCCGGATGGGCTTCTAACTCCAAGTATGCCTTTATAGGTTCTTTGAGAAAGTCTGCGGTAGTGATATCTTATGAAGTAGTTCTTGGCTTTTCCGTCCTTGGTGTTATCCTTTTGGCTGGCACCATGAGCACCACTGGCATAGTGCAAGCCCAGATAGAAAGAGGAGTTTGGTTTATAGTCTACCAGCCTGTGGCCTTTATACTTTACCTTTTTTGTATGCTGGCCGAATCGGGAAGAGTGCCCTTTGACATACAGGAGGCAGAAGCGGAGCTGGTAACAGGTTATAACGTGGAATACGGAGGCATGAGGTTTGGAGTCTTTCCTTTGGCCGAGTGGTATTTGAATGTAATGGCCCTTTCCGCCATTGCGGTGGTTCTCTTCTTTGGTGGCTGGTCTGGACCACCCATCTTTGGACCCCTTTCCCCCTACCTTTGGTTCCTTATAAAGATGTTTGCCCTTGTCTTCTTTGTCCTTTGGCTTCACTGGACCTTGCCAAGATTTCAAGCAAGGGACATAACAGAGATAGGCTGGAAGATCATGTTGCCTATATCCATTGTTAATGTGGTAGCGACAGCCATAGTGGCCTATATTATGTGA
- a CDS encoding NADH-quinone oxidoreductase subunit D, whose protein sequence is MPWMNRATADRVKFEFKDVDVEFTKHTTNLHVKQEKLIDLLKHLKEKEGYRHFIDHTCVDFPEKKERFQGIYILYNPDTNERVIVKTWAKDGKLPSLEKLWPCAKWAEREAYDMFGVEYEGHENLRRMFMWEGYPYHPLRKDFPLEGFPEVELPSLTELYAGRTDPPSHDYEVMHTRVATLEDLERTEKSRLQKKAQLMLNWGPLHPGTHGTIWFLFDLDGERVVQSDVILGQLHRGMEKIAENIYYFQFLPYTDRMDYISAICNELSYVTAVEKLLGVEVPEKARYIRTMFAELQRINSHLLWLGTGALDLGALTVFLYAFREREKIMDIIEGNAGFRLTSAFLRIGGVHYDLAEGTLDVVKAFIKDFPNRLKEYHNLLTRNRIWLRRTKDIGVISREDVFNYGLTGPVARGSGVPYDIRKLEPYAAYDEVEFDIPVGEVGDVYDRYLVRMEEMVQSLRIIEQCVAKLEKLPKSAPYINKEHPAVMAPKEDVFMDLEDMVKNFRIVVHGESAPPGEVYASGENPRGELGFYIYSKGGSKPYRLRIRSGALYNLSIFPKLIQDGTIADAIALLGSLDPVVGETDR, encoded by the coding sequence ATGCCTTGGATGAACAGAGCTACCGCCGATAGAGTAAAGTTTGAGTTCAAAGATGTGGATGTGGAATTTACAAAGCATACAACAAACCTGCATGTAAAACAGGAAAAGCTGATAGACCTTCTTAAACATCTAAAAGAAAAGGAAGGCTACAGGCACTTTATAGACCACACCTGCGTAGATTTCCCGGAGAAAAAGGAAAGGTTCCAAGGCATATACATACTCTATAATCCAGATACCAACGAGAGGGTAATTGTTAAAACTTGGGCAAAAGATGGTAAGCTTCCTTCCCTTGAAAAGCTTTGGCCTTGTGCAAAGTGGGCCGAAAGGGAAGCCTACGATATGTTTGGTGTGGAGTATGAGGGCCATGAAAACCTAAGAAGGATGTTTATGTGGGAGGGCTATCCCTACCATCCTTTGAGAAAAGACTTTCCCCTTGAAGGTTTTCCGGAGGTAGAACTTCCTTCTCTCACCGAGCTATACGCAGGAAGGACAGATCCACCAAGCCATGACTATGAGGTTATGCATACAAGGGTGGCAACCCTTGAAGACCTTGAAAGGACAGAAAAATCAAGGCTTCAAAAGAAGGCACAGCTTATGCTAAACTGGGGACCTTTGCACCCGGGAACCCACGGAACCATATGGTTCCTCTTTGACTTGGATGGGGAAAGAGTAGTCCAGTCGGATGTTATCCTTGGACAGCTTCACAGAGGAATGGAAAAGATAGCTGAGAACATATACTACTTCCAGTTTTTACCTTATACGGACAGGATGGATTATATCTCGGCCATATGCAATGAACTCTCTTATGTAACGGCCGTTGAAAAACTTCTTGGCGTGGAGGTGCCAGAGAAGGCCAGATACATCAGAACCATGTTTGCAGAGCTACAAAGGATAAACTCCCACCTTCTTTGGCTTGGCACTGGCGCCTTGGACCTTGGAGCCTTGACCGTCTTTCTTTATGCCTTTAGAGAAAGAGAGAAGATAATGGACATAATAGAAGGGAACGCCGGCTTTAGGCTCACCTCTGCCTTTCTTAGGATAGGTGGAGTGCATTACGACCTTGCGGAAGGAACCCTTGATGTGGTAAAGGCCTTCATAAAAGACTTTCCAAATAGGCTAAAGGAATACCACAACCTTCTTACAAGGAACCGTATATGGCTCAGAAGAACCAAAGATATAGGAGTTATAAGTAGGGAGGATGTTTTCAATTACGGCCTTACAGGCCCTGTGGCAAGAGGCTCTGGAGTGCCTTACGATATCAGAAAGCTTGAACCTTATGCTGCCTACGATGAGGTGGAGTTTGACATTCCAGTAGGAGAGGTGGGAGATGTATACGATAGATATTTGGTGCGTATGGAGGAGATGGTGCAAAGCTTGAGGATCATAGAGCAATGTGTGGCAAAGCTTGAAAAGCTTCCAAAATCTGCACCATACATAAATAAGGAACATCCCGCCGTAATGGCTCCAAAGGAAGATGTTTTTATGGACCTTGAAGACATGGTGAAGAACTTCCGTATTGTGGTTCATGGAGAGTCTGCACCGCCGGGAGAGGTCTACGCCAGTGGTGAGAACCCAAGGGGAGAGCTGGGCTTTTACATATACTCCAAGGGAGGTTCTAAACCCTACAGGTTAAGAATAAGGTCTGGAGCATTGTATAACCTTTCCATCTTTCCCAAGCTTATACAAGATGGAACCATAGCTGATGCTATAGCCCTTCTTGGTAGTTTGGACCCAGTGGTGGGAGAAACAGACAGGTAA
- a CDS encoding NADH-quinone oxidoreductase subunit B, with protein MAMLNSNGFVLTTVDELLSWGRRNALWPLTIGLACCAIEMMHAAASRFDLDRLGVIFRASPRQADLLIVAGTVVNKVAPMLKLLWEQMPDPKWCITMGGCASAGGPFPTYSTLQGMDRIIPVDVYIPGCPPHPQGLLYGILQLQKKIKEKGVKKYDKAFEEFRKDIERQGLIPREISV; from the coding sequence ATGGCTATGCTAAATTCCAACGGCTTTGTTTTAACTACAGTAGATGAGCTTTTAAGCTGGGGTAGGCGTAATGCCCTTTGGCCTTTAACCATTGGTCTTGCCTGTTGTGCTATAGAGATGATGCATGCTGCTGCTTCAAGGTTTGACCTTGACAGGCTTGGCGTTATCTTTAGGGCCTCTCCAAGGCAGGCAGACCTTCTTATAGTGGCTGGCACTGTTGTAAATAAGGTGGCTCCAATGCTAAAGCTTCTGTGGGAACAGATGCCAGACCCTAAGTGGTGTATAACCATGGGTGGATGTGCTTCTGCGGGAGGTCCTTTCCCTACCTACTCAACCCTTCAAGGTATGGATAGGATAATACCCGTAGATGTTTATATACCCGGCTGTCCACCACACCCGCAGGGCCTTCTGTATGGCATACTCCAACTACAAAAGAAGATAAAAGAAAAAGGCGTCAAAAAATACGACAAGGCCTTTGAGGAGTTTAGGAAGGATATAGAGCGTCAAGGACTTATCCCCAGAGAAATAAGCGTGTGA
- the ndhC gene encoding NADH-quinone oxidoreductase subunit A, with translation MEYLGVLIFFLIALLVGLAFSLLNDLFGPKTKEKMEGYPYECGVPVYDPEARGVFKQGYYLLGISLILFDIEVAFLFPWAVVFREVGLYGLVGALIFIFILTLGLAYEWKKGALRWQF, from the coding sequence ATGGAATACTTGGGTGTGCTTATATTCTTCTTGATAGCTCTTCTTGTAGGTTTGGCCTTTAGCTTACTTAACGACCTCTTTGGTCCAAAGACAAAGGAGAAGATGGAAGGCTACCCTTATGAATGCGGTGTTCCTGTCTATGACCCAGAGGCGAGGGGCGTTTTTAAGCAGGGCTATTATCTACTTGGTATATCCCTAATACTATTTGATATAGAGGTTGCCTTCCTCTTTCCTTGGGCGGTTGTCTTTAGGGAAGTTGGTTTGTATGGTTTGGTAGGTGCCTTGATATTTATCTTTATACTTACCCTTGGGCTTGCTTATGAGTGGAAGAAAGGAGCCTTAAGGTGGCAGTTCTGA